AGCTGCTCATTGAAGCCAAGATCACCCCGAAAGACATCGCATTTTTGCACGTTGGCTTGCCTGCGGTAGTTAAGGTTACAGCCTATGATTTTACCCGCTATGGCGGGTTAGAAGGCACTGTTGAACATATCAGTGCCGATACCACCCAGGACGAAGAAGGTAACAGCTTTTATCTGATACGCGTCAGGACCGCAGAGTCCAGCTTGGTTAAAGACGATGGCACGGAGATGCCAATTATCCCCGGGATGCTCACCTCAGTGGATGTCATCACCGGACAAAGATCCATTCTTGAATACATACTTAATCCAATTCTAAGAGCCAAAGACACCGCACTTAGGGAACGATGAGGCTCTAACTAAACCGGGAGGGTTTATCAATGAACAAGAAACGCTTGCAACAGTTGCGCTTGGGCGTACTGGCTGCAGCCATAGGTGGCATCATGATGCCTATGGCCGCAAGTGCCATGACGCTCGAACAGGCCGTCGCCCATACGCTGGACAGTAACCCTGACCTGCGTGCTGCGTTCAACCGCTTTAAAGCGCGTGAAGAGCAGGTAAATCAGGCGATTTCTGGCTACATGCCTACGGTGGACCTCACCGGTGGTTGGGGCTGGGAGCAAACGGACAGTCCAGCAACCCGTCGTCGCTTCGGTCGTGAAGATGGTGACTTTGAACTCAAGCGCGGTGAAGCCGGTATCAGTATCCGTCAAATGCTGTTCGATGGTTTTTATACTGCCAGCGAGGTGGACCGTCTGAGCTTTGAAGCCAGCGCAGATCAGTGGGCCTTGTTCGCCGCGGCCGAAGACATGGCGCTGGATGTGGCTAAGGTGTATGTCAATTACATCCGTACCGAGCAAGTAATGACTCTGGCGGAGAAAAACCTGGCAACTCACAAAGAAATCTATGACCAAATCAAGCAGCGTACTGATTCAGGCCTGGGTTCTATTGCTGACTTGTCCCAAATCACAGGTCGTCTGGCTCGCGCCAACGCCAACGTGATTTCGGCGCGCAATAACTTCTTCGATGCCAAGGCGCAGTTCTCCCGCGTGGTAGATAAAGCACCCGACGACATGATTGTTCCCGTACCAGATGCCGATATGCTGCCAACTGACTTGTCTACCAGCGTGACCCTGGCACAGGACAACCACCCAGTGCTCAAGTCTGCTGCTGCCGACATCAATGCTGCCGAAAACGAGCGTTCATCGGCGCAATCGAGCTACTACCCACGCGTCACTCTTGAACTCGATGGTAACTGGAACAACAACCTCGATGGCGAAGACGGCATAGCGGGCACTGGTGCATTCCGTACTGATGTAGGTGGTTACAACAACGACCTGGTTGCCATGGTTCGTGTGCGTTACAACCTGTTCGCTGGCGGCAAAGATCTGGCCCGTGAAAAAGAAGCCGCTTACAAAATCGGTGAAGCCAAAGAAATACGCCAACGCGCTTACCGTGAAGTCGTTGAAGGCGTCAATCTGGCATGGAATGCCTATGAAATGCTGACACCTCAGAAAGACTATATCCGCGAGCACGTTAAAGCGGCAAAAGACACACAAGTGGCTTACACCCAACAGTTTAATCTGGGTCAGCGCACCTTACTCGACTTGCTGGATACCGAAAACGAACTCTTTGAAGCCCGTAAAGATTATCTGCAGGCCGAGTTCGATGAGATTGTTGCCAAGTATCGGGTATTGAATGCCACTGGTCGCCTGCTGGATTCACTGAAGGTAACCAGACCCACAGTATGGCAGGGAGAGCGTGAATATGAAGGGGGAGTAAAACCATGAGAATGACTTTATTGATGTTGGCTCTGCTGAGCCTTGGCGCCTGTTCCATGCGCGATACAGTGAACATGGACCAGCCTACGACGCAAGTGTTCGATCTGAACGACCCAGATCGTGACGGTGTGATTGAAGCCCGTGAGCGCTGTGCTGGCACCATGATGGGTGCAGCTATCGATAACTACGGCTGCGGTGATATCAAAACCATCAACGAACGTCGGGAAGTCAAGGTATTGTTCCCCAACGATTCATCCTATCTGGCCCCACAATACTTCGGACAAATTGAGGAACTGGCGTCGTTCATGCGTCAATTTCCCAATACCAAGGTGACCATTGAAGGCCACTGTAGCCGGACAGGTGGGTATGACTACAATATGGAGCTGTCTCAGCGCCGAGCCAATGCTGTCACCGACGTGCTGACCCAGCAATATGGTATCGACTCCGGCCGCCTCAAGGCGGTGGGATTTGGCTACAACAACCCGGTTGACCCAAGTGACACCCCTGAAGCACACGACAAAAACCGTCGGGTGATCGCGGAGATTGTTGGTGACGACACTACTGCAGACATGAAGTGGCACATATATACTGTCGACCAGGAAGTGAAATAACATTTGAATCAATAGCATGAAAGGCGGACAAACGTTTACCCAAACAATGCTTAGGGTCTGCCAACACAGTCTGTTGGCAACGGCCATATTGGGAACTTGTCTGTTTGCCCAGTCCAGCACACAGCTGGACAGGAGCAAAATCGTTTCCACCCTGGAGAGCAAATATGGCCCCAGGGCCGGAAAACGTGCCAATGCCTGGTTTCAAGTGGTTGACTCGGCCCAAGGGCTGAGCGAAATGGAAAAGCTGACGAAGGTGAACACCTTTTTTAATCTGTTCACCTTCGTCGACGACATTAAGTTGTGGGGCGATTCCAACTATTGGGCAACACCCATGGAGTTTATCGGGGTTGCCGGTGGCGATTGTGAGGATTTTTCCATCGCCAAGTATTTTACCCTGCTGCAACTCGGTATACCGGACGAGAAGCTCAGGATCACCATGGTAAAGGCAACCTCAGTCAATCAATACCACATGGTGCTGGCCTATTATGAAACGCCGGGGTCCGTGCCACTGGTACTCGATAATCTGGATAAGGCAATCAAGCCGGCAACAGCCAGGCGAGATTTGCTGCCTGTTTATAGCTTTAACGGTAAACAACTGTGGTTAAACAAAGAAAAGGGACGGGGTGTGCTCGCGGGCTCTTCCTCGCGGCTGGAAAAATGGACCGATCTAACCCACAGATTAGGAGTTGATCGGCTCAGGCAACCCAAGATGAGATTGGAGTAACTAACGATATGACACTGTTTCGACAGCTGTATTCGCTATTGTTTGGTCTGTTTTTATTGGTAATTACTGCTTTGGCTTATGTGCAATTTACTGAGACCAAAAGCTTTTTGACCAAACAGATGGAGTCGGACCTCAATAACGTCAGCAATTCACTGGGTTTGCTGCTGGTCCCTGCTCTGGAAACCGGCGATATCGCCACCGCCGAGACTCTGATTAATGTTATCTTCGAAGGTGGCTACTACCAGCAGGTAAAGTTGACTTGGTTAGTGGATGGAAAACAGCAAGAGTGGAACAACAGCCTCGAAATCCAGGGCGTTCCCCAGTGGTTCATTAACCTTGATATATTCGGCACCATCAAAAAGGAAAGCACCATCACTTCGGGGTGGCTGCAACTGGCGCAACTGGAAGTGACAGCCCACCCAGGCTTTGGCTATCACGAGCTTTGGCGAATTCTCACCAACACAATCATCGTTTTCTCCGTCCTGTTTTTGGTTGCCATATTCCTCGCACGTTTTGGTCTTAGCTGGATTTTGAGACCACTGCACATAGTCTCTGAACACGCCAAGAGCATTGCCAATCGCCAGTTCGGCCCTGAACTTGCGATCCCAAAGACCAGTGAGTTAAAGGAAGTGGTTATTGCTTTTAACAGCATGTCTTCCCAGCTCAAGCAGATCTTCAGTTCACTGGACGAAGAAGTTACCTCGCTGCGCAAAAAGAATCTGGTGGATCAGGTATCTGGCTTGCCCAACCGTCAATATCTGGTGGGACGCATCAACAGCTGGCTCTCTGAACCCGGCAGTGGTGCACTCTTTATGGCCAAGTTTGATTGGCTTGAAGAAGTGCATGCAAAATACGGCTATCAGGTACGCGACGAAACCATCAAACTCCTGTCAGAAAAACTGCAATCCCAACTGGAAGAAATTGCGCCGGGCGTGGTTTCCAGAATTGCCGCGTTTGAGTTTGCATTCCTGGTATTTGATGTTGATAAAGAACTTATCAGTAAGTACCTGCAAACCCTGATCCGCACGGTCAATCAGGAAATCTCAAAAGCTGGTGGTAAACCCAATGAGCATTTCGCCATAGGTATTGCTGAACGCATTGGCTCAATGACAGTGTCTGACATCCTGGCGCAGTCGGATAACGCACTGCAAACCGCTATCAAGGGTGGCAAGGTGTATCACTGGTTTGAGTCCAGTGAAGAGCAGATGTTTACTCGCGAACAATGGCGTGAAAAGCTCTCCAGCGCCATCAATGCCAAACTGTTCAAATTCCGTTGGCAGCCCATTCAGCTCACAGATGGCGCAGGCCTGCTGCAGCATGAGCTTTACTGCCAATTGGAAATTGGCGATAAGCTGGCCCATGCCGGACAATTTATGCCCTATGTAGAGCTGCTTTCCCTGGGGGCTTTGCTGGATAAATGTTTGATCCAAAAGGTGCATGACATACATCTACTGGAGCGCAACTTTGAACCAGTGGCCATTAACCTGACCCATCAAAGTTTGACCGACACTGAGTTCCATCAGTGGTTACAGCAGTTCCTTCGCTCAACGCCTATGGCGGAACGGCTGTGCTTCGATATTCCTGAATCCGGGGTCTACAGTAATCCGGAAGCCTGTGAGGCCTTGTGCGCCATTATCAGGGACAATGGCGCAAAGTTTGGTATCGATCACTTTGGCCGTCAGTTTGGCTCTATGTCCTATCTGCAAACCCTGAGACCCAGCTATGTAAAACTGGATCAATCTTTTGCTTACTACGACGAAAACCAGCACAACGCAGAGCTCTGCCGTGCCTTGGTCAACGTGGCCCGTGGTTTGGAAATTCAGGTTATTGTTACAGGTATTCAGGAAAAGCCGCAGTTAGAGCGCTTCATTCCACTGAAAACAACGGCATACCAAGGCTTTATTTCTCCACCTGTGAGTGTGGATTAATACACAGCAACACTGATAAAGGCACCTTTGGGTGCCTTTATTATTTTTCATCCAATAACCCAGGCTCAGCCAAACAGTCACCATTCATCGAGATAGATGTCAGACAACAGATGCAACAAGGCCACACCAAACAATATTGTTTCAGACGGTGGAATAATGTGTAGAGGATGTGTGTAGAAAGAAGGTGGTCGGTGATAGAGGATTCGAACCTCTGACCCTCTGCTCCCAAAGCAGATGCGCTACCGGACTGCGCTAATCACCGAAACATCGAATAACACTGTGGCTGAAAACAAAAAAATGCCGCAAGGCATTTATCCGCATTCAAAAAAGAGAGGAAGTGGTCGGTGATAGAGGATTCGAACCTCTGACCCTCTGCTCCCAAAGCAGATGCGCTACCGGACTGCGCTAATCACCGACGAATTTCTTCATCTGGAAAAGTGGGGTGACTGATGGGGCTCGAACCCACGACAACCGGAATCACAATCCGGGACTCTACCAACTGAGCTACAGTCACCACTGAATTTCCTTGCTGACCCGACTTAATCCAACTGGCGCACCCAGAAGGATTCGAACCCTCGGCCTCACCCTCCGGAGGGGTGCGCTCTATCCAACTGAGCTATGGGTGCCCCGCCGTGTCAGCGCCGCATATAGTAGGAGGTATTTGTTCCTGAGTCCAGAGCATAAAATGCTTTTTTTCATCGTTTGCTCAAGTTTTGATTAATCCACTGGTGTGTATGCACAAAAATCGTTCTAAGAATTCACTTTGAGCCTACCCCATTCGAGAGTATGCTGTTCTTTTAACGTCTCTGTTACCCACTAATACACAACTGCGACGAACAATATGTTTAGGGATACTGGATTTAAGGATGAAGCCAATTCCCCGTCAGGGGAAAGCATTGAGCGGTTACTTAAGCGGGTTGACAGGCTCAGACGGCTAGCCGGCAAGTATAAACGTGCCGAAATCATCCGGGATGCACTCTTACAAATTACCCACATCGCCACCGAAGTAAATTCTCCGGAAGACTTCTATGCTGGCGTTCACTTGCATCTCAAATCCCTGATAGCGGCTGATAACTTTTTTATTGTCACTTACAACCACCGTACCGAACGTCTGGAAATCCCTTTCTTTGCCGATGAAATGGACCCCCACCCGGCCCAGATGTACCCAGATAGAGACATCCACAGCATACTGACGCGCGGCATTACCGGTTATGTATTTCGCTGCGGCGAAACCATGCTGTGCAACGAAGCGGACTTTGAACGCCTTGTTGCTGAAGAAGCCATCGAGAATTTGGGCAGTGCCAGCCATCAATGGCTCGGCGTGCCCATTCGGTATCAGGAGCGTACAACCGGCGTCCTGGTGGTACAAACGTACGATCCCAACGTGAGTTATGGCCTTACCGAAATCGAGCTGATGGAGTTTATCAGCCACCATATTTCAGGGGTGATGGAGCGACTTCGTCATCAGGAGCAGCTCGAACAATCCATCGATCAGCGGACAAAGGAACTCAGCGAAGCCTACGACAAGCTGAAACTCGAAGTCTATGAAAGACGCAGAGCCGAGCGGCTGCAAAAATCTCTGTTTGAAATTGCCGAATTGTCGGCCTCGGGGTTGGAGCAGGAAGACTTCTACAGCCGACTTCACAACATTCTCAGCCACCTGATCCCCGCCAGCAACTGCTATATCGCGCTGCTTGACGATACCAATCAGCAGCTGCGTTTCCCCTTTTATGTTTCGCAGTTGGGCACAGAGCCCCCCAGCCGTCGCCCTCTGACCGACGGTTTGACTGAATACCTGCTCAGCAGACGCCGCCCACTGCTGCTGGATCAAAAAGATATTCAGGACCTGGTCAATAAGGGGGAGATTTATGTCAACACCCCTACGCTGAACAACACCCAAAAGATGCATCAATGGATTGGCGTTCCGCTCTTTATCGGAGACGAAGTTCGCGGCGCCCTGACCATTTACAGCCTCAGCATGACTCAGAACTATCAAATACGCGATCTGGAGCTGCTGACCTTTGTTTCCCAGCACATAGGCACCGCCATCGAGCGCAAACAGCATGCTGAGTTCATGAAAAAGAGCTACGAGCGGCTCGAATCAAAAGTCGCTGAACGCACCCGCGAGCTGGAACTGGAAATTCAACGCCGCCGTGAAGTGGAACAAAAGCTGATTCACGACGCCAAACACGACACCCTGACAGGCCTGCCCAATCGCAGTATGTTTACCGAACGTCTCGGCCAGGCTGTGCGTCATGTGAGGCGCCATGGACGTGACCAATTCGCCCTGCTCTTCATCGACCTCGACAGATTCAAGCAAATCAATGACACTCTGGGTCACCTTGAGGGCGACCGCTTCCTGATAGAAACGGCCCGCCGACTGTCCAATTGCATTCGCGAAAACGACACCCTTGGCAGATTGGGGGGCGATGAATTTGTCGTGCTCCTCGACCAAATCAATACTCCCAAGGATGCCGAGGAAGTAGCCGAACGCATCCTGTCGCAGCTGTCAGAACCCTTCCAGTTGGGCGATGCCCTGTTTCAGTCCGGCGCCAGCATCGGCATTGCCGTGAGTGGGCGCAGCCAACAGGATACCCCCGAGTCAATGCTGAGAGACGCTGACGCTGCCATGTATCAGGCCAAGTCCCGGGGCAAGGGTTGCTATGTGGTTTACGACAGCAAACGTCGGCAAGAACATCAGGCAGAACTGCATGACGAAGCCTTACTGCGGGACGCATTGGCGCGGGATGAGTTATATCTCAAAATCCTGCCGGTGGAATCTCTCTCCACGGGCGAGCCGCTGGCCTATCGTTTAAGCCTTGGCTGGCGTCCCCCCAAAGGGGGCGAGCTGGCTGAAGACACCATTTTGTCCATTGCCGAGCGCTCCAATCTTATCCTCGAGCTGGACCGCTGTTTGCTCAGACACCTGAAGCGTCCACTTCCCCTCGAACTCAACGAAGCCGAACTGCATTTGTGTTTATCCAGCGCCCATCTCAAGCACAAACATGCCCTGAGAGGCCTGAAAAATATGGTCAGAGAGCTGAATCTGGATACCGCAAGGTTGTGGTTGTTCTTCGATGAGCGCGCCCTGGTGCAAGACACTCAGGGACACATTGCAGGCTTTGAGGCACTGGGAAAACTGGGGGTGAGCTTTGGGCTATCCGGCTATGGCAATGGCTACAGCTCTCTTAAATCCCTTACTTTAATGCCCATCAAGGCGTTAAGGTTGGCGCCTACGACAGACAGACTTGGCTCGGAAAAAGTGCGCTTACTCACCGCCTCGGCAATGGCAGCCACGTCATTGGGATTAATCGTTATCGCCTCAGGCACCGAATGCAGCCTCACCCGCCAGAGTTTAATTCAGGCCGGCATAGACCGCATTCAACAACTGCAGCCACTGAATCAGGCGCAGAGCAGCGTCTGCGCCTGATGTCCCGAGACATTATTTTTTAAACATGGCCCTGAGGTTGGCGATGTTGGCTTTGCCCGTTTCCTGACGTTGTTGCTCTGTCTGGGGCTGCTTGCGACTCTCCCAAATCAAGTCATCCTGAGGCAGCTCGTCCAGAAAACGGCTGGGTTCACAGCGCATGGTTTCGCCGAACTGACGCCGCTCACGGCACAGGGTAAACCAAAGCTCACGCTGCGCCCTGGTCACCCCCACGTACGCGAGCCGACGCTCTTCTTCCACATTGTCTTCATCAATGCTGGTCTGGTGCGGCAGAATGCGCTCTTCCATGCCAATCATGAACACATAGGGAAACTCCAACCCCTTAGAGGCATGGAGGGTCATCAGCTGCACCTGGTCCCCTGCTTCGTCTTCACTGTTACGCTCCATCATGTCTCTGAGCGTCAAACGGCCCACGACCTCCGACAGCGTCATGGGCTCATCCAGATCGTCACCATTGAGCATCTCAGTCACCCAGCGATACAGCTCGGAGATGTTCTTCATCCGCATTTCGGCCGCTTTGGCGCTGGGGCTGGTCTCGTAGAGAAAGTCCTCGTAATTGATTTTGCGGATAAGCTGCTTGATGGCATCCACGCCTTCGCCGCGCTCGGCAATATCACCGGTTTCCACGATAAAGCGGCCAAATTGCTCCAGCGCCGTCATGGCACTGTTCCCCAGATGGAGCTCCAGCTCAGGCTCAAAAATGGCGGCAAACATGGAAATATGTTTGCTGTTGGCAAAGTTACCCAGACGCTCCAGGGTTGCCGGGCCTATGCCGCGTTTGGGCAGGTTTACGATGCGCAAAAACGCATTGTCATCGTCCGGATTCACCACCAGCCGCAGATAGGCCATGATGTCTTTAATTTCGGCGCGGGAGAAAAACGAGGTACCGCCGCTGAGCTTGTAGGGAATGCGGTTGGTCATCAGCGCCCTTTCTATCAGGCGCGACTGGTGGTTGCCACGGTAGAGAATGGCGTAATCGCCGTAACTGGTTTTGCCCACAAAGCGATGGCGAATAATTTCAGCCACCACCCGTTCGGCCTCCTGCTCTTCATTCAGCGCCGTTATCACCCGCATGGGCTCGCCGTAAGCAAGCTCAGAAAACAGTGACTTGTCGTACACATGGGGATTATTGGCAATGAGGATGTTGGCCGCACGCAGGATTCGCTGACTGGACCGGTAGTTCTGCTCCAGCTTGATAAGCTTGAGGCTCGGAAAGTCCTTACCGAGCA
This sequence is a window from Shewanella zhangzhouensis. Protein-coding genes within it:
- a CDS encoding OmpA family protein, with amino-acid sequence MRMTLLMLALLSLGACSMRDTVNMDQPTTQVFDLNDPDRDGVIEARERCAGTMMGAAIDNYGCGDIKTINERREVKVLFPNDSSYLAPQYFGQIEELASFMRQFPNTKVTIEGHCSRTGGYDYNMELSQRRANAVTDVLTQQYGIDSGRLKAVGFGYNNPVDPSDTPEAHDKNRRVIAEIVGDDTTADMKWHIYTVDQEVK
- a CDS encoding bifunctional diguanylate cyclase/phosphodiesterase; the encoded protein is MFRDTGFKDEANSPSGESIERLLKRVDRLRRLAGKYKRAEIIRDALLQITHIATEVNSPEDFYAGVHLHLKSLIAADNFFIVTYNHRTERLEIPFFADEMDPHPAQMYPDRDIHSILTRGITGYVFRCGETMLCNEADFERLVAEEAIENLGSASHQWLGVPIRYQERTTGVLVVQTYDPNVSYGLTEIELMEFISHHISGVMERLRHQEQLEQSIDQRTKELSEAYDKLKLEVYERRRAERLQKSLFEIAELSASGLEQEDFYSRLHNILSHLIPASNCYIALLDDTNQQLRFPFYVSQLGTEPPSRRPLTDGLTEYLLSRRRPLLLDQKDIQDLVNKGEIYVNTPTLNNTQKMHQWIGVPLFIGDEVRGALTIYSLSMTQNYQIRDLELLTFVSQHIGTAIERKQHAEFMKKSYERLESKVAERTRELELEIQRRREVEQKLIHDAKHDTLTGLPNRSMFTERLGQAVRHVRRHGRDQFALLFIDLDRFKQINDTLGHLEGDRFLIETARRLSNCIRENDTLGRLGGDEFVVLLDQINTPKDAEEVAERILSQLSEPFQLGDALFQSGASIGIAVSGRSQQDTPESMLRDADAAMYQAKSRGKGCYVVYDSKRRQEHQAELHDEALLRDALARDELYLKILPVESLSTGEPLAYRLSLGWRPPKGGELAEDTILSIAERSNLILELDRCLLRHLKRPLPLELNEAELHLCLSSAHLKHKHALRGLKNMVRELNLDTARLWLFFDERALVQDTQGHIAGFEALGKLGVSFGLSGYGNGYSSLKSLTLMPIKALRLAPTTDRLGSEKVRLLTASAMAATSLGLIVIASGTECSLTRQSLIQAGIDRIQQLQPLNQAQSSVCA
- a CDS encoding transglutaminase-like cysteine peptidase gives rise to the protein MKGGQTFTQTMLRVCQHSLLATAILGTCLFAQSSTQLDRSKIVSTLESKYGPRAGKRANAWFQVVDSAQGLSEMEKLTKVNTFFNLFTFVDDIKLWGDSNYWATPMEFIGVAGGDCEDFSIAKYFTLLQLGIPDEKLRITMVKATSVNQYHMVLAYYETPGSVPLVLDNLDKAIKPATARRDLLPVYSFNGKQLWLNKEKGRGVLAGSSSRLEKWTDLTHRLGVDRLRQPKMRLE
- a CDS encoding bifunctional diguanylate cyclase/phosphodiesterase, which codes for MTLFRQLYSLLFGLFLLVITALAYVQFTETKSFLTKQMESDLNNVSNSLGLLLVPALETGDIATAETLINVIFEGGYYQQVKLTWLVDGKQQEWNNSLEIQGVPQWFINLDIFGTIKKESTITSGWLQLAQLEVTAHPGFGYHELWRILTNTIIVFSVLFLVAIFLARFGLSWILRPLHIVSEHAKSIANRQFGPELAIPKTSELKEVVIAFNSMSSQLKQIFSSLDEEVTSLRKKNLVDQVSGLPNRQYLVGRINSWLSEPGSGALFMAKFDWLEEVHAKYGYQVRDETIKLLSEKLQSQLEEIAPGVVSRIAAFEFAFLVFDVDKELISKYLQTLIRTVNQEISKAGGKPNEHFAIGIAERIGSMTVSDILAQSDNALQTAIKGGKVYHWFESSEEQMFTREQWREKLSSAINAKLFKFRWQPIQLTDGAGLLQHELYCQLEIGDKLAHAGQFMPYVELLSLGALLDKCLIQKVHDIHLLERNFEPVAINLTHQSLTDTEFHQWLQQFLRSTPMAERLCFDIPESGVYSNPEACEALCAIIRDNGAKFGIDHFGRQFGSMSYLQTLRPSYVKLDQSFAYYDENQHNAELCRALVNVARGLEIQVIVTGIQEKPQLERFIPLKTTAYQGFISPPVSVD
- the rep gene encoding DNA helicase Rep; the encoded protein is MKLNPAQNDAVHYVSGPCLVLAGAGSGKTRVIINKIAYLVQKCGYQARNIAAVTFTNKAAREMKERVAQSMGRKEARGLWISTFHTLGLEILKREHKAVGLKAGFSLFDDQDTLALLKELTEKELQEDKDLLKLLATSISNWKGALVIPDHARKVAKDEREQLFALLYQRYAQHMKAYNALDFDDLILLPTLLLRHNEEVRRRWQTRIQYLLVDEYQDTNGSQYELVKLLVGERARFTVVGDDDQSIYSWRGAKPQNLVLLGKDFPSLKLIKLEQNYRSSQRILRAANILIANNPHVYDKSLFSELAYGEPMRVITALNEEQEAERVVAEIIRHRFVGKTSYGDYAILYRGNHQSRLIERALMTNRIPYKLSGGTSFFSRAEIKDIMAYLRLVVNPDDDNAFLRIVNLPKRGIGPATLERLGNFANSKHISMFAAIFEPELELHLGNSAMTALEQFGRFIVETGDIAERGEGVDAIKQLIRKINYEDFLYETSPSAKAAEMRMKNISELYRWVTEMLNGDDLDEPMTLSEVVGRLTLRDMMERNSEDEAGDQVQLMTLHASKGLEFPYVFMIGMEERILPHQTSIDEDNVEEERRLAYVGVTRAQRELWFTLCRERRQFGETMRCEPSRFLDELPQDDLIWESRKQPQTEQQRQETGKANIANLRAMFKK
- a CDS encoding TolC family outer membrane protein encodes the protein MNKKRLQQLRLGVLAAAIGGIMMPMAASAMTLEQAVAHTLDSNPDLRAAFNRFKAREEQVNQAISGYMPTVDLTGGWGWEQTDSPATRRRFGREDGDFELKRGEAGISIRQMLFDGFYTASEVDRLSFEASADQWALFAAAEDMALDVAKVYVNYIRTEQVMTLAEKNLATHKEIYDQIKQRTDSGLGSIADLSQITGRLARANANVISARNNFFDAKAQFSRVVDKAPDDMIVPVPDADMLPTDLSTSVTLAQDNHPVLKSAAADINAAENERSSAQSSYYPRVTLELDGNWNNNLDGEDGIAGTGAFRTDVGGYNNDLVAMVRVRYNLFAGGKDLAREKEAAYKIGEAKEIRQRAYREVVEGVNLAWNAYEMLTPQKDYIREHVKAAKDTQVAYTQQFNLGQRTLLDLLDTENELFEARKDYLQAEFDEIVAKYRVLNATGRLLDSLKVTRPTVWQGEREYEGGVKP